A single Candidatus Omnitrophota bacterium DNA region contains:
- the ahcY gene encoding adenosylhomocysteinase, with protein sequence MKYDVKDLSLAKRGKLRIEWANEYMDVLGLVRKRFKKERPLKGLKVACCLHVTTETANLMDTLKAGGAHVALCASNPLSTQDDVAASLVKDFGISTFSIKGEGSGTYYKHLNGALDIGPDITMDDGADLVSTIHKTRKDLVGQILGGTEETTTGVIRLRNLEREGRLLYPIIAVNDADTKHLFDNRYGTGQSTIDGILRATNMLLAGSNFVVCGYGWCGRGVAMRARGMGANVFIAETDPLKALEAVMDGYNVTSLREACKVGNVFITVTGDMHVLRKEHFELMPDGAIIANSGHFNVEIDIPALAKLSKKRRTVRESVEEYTLKDGRRINLLGEGRLVNLAAAEGHPASVMDMSFADQALCCEYIAKNYKDLKKKVYKVPGHIDRDVAKLKLESLGIRIDSLTEEQKRYLESWESGT encoded by the coding sequence ATGAAATATGATGTGAAGGATTTGAGTTTAGCGAAGAGGGGGAAGCTCCGCATAGAATGGGCAAATGAATACATGGATGTTCTTGGCCTGGTGCGTAAACGTTTTAAAAAAGAGAGACCGCTTAAGGGACTTAAGGTGGCGTGCTGCCTTCACGTTACGACAGAGACGGCGAACCTTATGGACACGCTAAAGGCGGGCGGTGCCCACGTAGCCCTGTGCGCCTCAAATCCGTTGAGCACACAGGATGATGTTGCCGCATCACTCGTGAAAGATTTCGGCATAAGCACATTCTCAATAAAGGGAGAGGGCTCCGGGACGTATTATAAACATCTCAACGGCGCCCTGGACATAGGACCCGATATAACTATGGACGACGGCGCCGACCTCGTCTCCACGATACATAAGACGCGCAAGGACCTTGTCGGGCAGATATTGGGCGGGACGGAGGAGACGACCACCGGTGTCATACGCCTCAGGAACCTGGAGCGGGAGGGGAGGCTGCTCTATCCTATAATAGCGGTGAACGACGCCGATACCAAGCACCTCTTCGACAACAGGTACGGCACCGGCCAGTCGACGATCGACGGCATACTGCGCGCCACGAACATGCTCCTCGCCGGCTCCAATTTTGTCGTATGCGGATACGGCTGGTGCGGCAGGGGCGTTGCCATGCGGGCCAGGGGCATGGGGGCGAACGTCTTCATAGCCGAGACGGACCCGCTTAAGGCGCTGGAAGCGGTAATGGACGGTTATAATGTGACTTCGCTCAGGGAGGCATGCAAGGTCGGCAATGTCTTTATAACCGTGACGGGCGATATGCACGTACTGCGGAAAGAACATTTTGAGCTCATGCCGGACGGCGCGATCATAGCGAATTCCGGACACTTCAATGTGGAGATAGATATACCGGCCCTGGCGAAGCTGTCGAAGAAGAGACGGACGGTGCGTGAATCAGTGGAAGAGTATACGCTGAAGGACGGAAGGCGCATCAACCTTCTTGGTGAAGGACGCCTCGTCAATCTTGCCGCCGCCGAAGGGCATCCGGCGAGCGTCATGGATATGAGTTTCGCAGATCAGGCGCTCTGCTGCGAATATATAGCGAAGAATTACAAGGACCTGAAGAAGAAGGTATATAAAGTGCCGGGGCACATCGATCGTGATGTGGCGAAGCTTAAACTTGAGTCGCTTGGCATCAGGATAGACAGCCTGACGGAAGAGCAGAAGAGATATCTGGAAAGTTGGGAATCCGGGACATAG
- a CDS encoding class II fructose-bisphosphate aldolase, which yields MGRRPLDMDKLALELALADDRSVKGELAKKILDLGYKNGIYPSSINGFYMARGRGETRGDFTVPAINLRTMTYDLAKAIFRVAGKMNAGAFIFEIAKSEMGYTGQPPAEYTAVCVAAALKEGWKGPVFIQGDHFQVSAKNYKQDPVKELDGLKALITQAMESGFYNIDIDSSTLVDLSKSDIKKQQKLNYEVCAELTNFIRRNQPRGIEVSVGGEIGEVGSKNSTPEDLRAFMGGYRERLRKGRTGISKISIQTGTSHGGVVLPDGTVAKVKLDFDTLKNLSKIAREEYGLAGAVQHGASTLPSDAFGKFPEEGTAEVHLATEFQNMVYESAHFPKELKGAIYDWLKKTQGAERKPDQTEEQFLYSARKKALGQFKKDILGLPAGTKDTIAREIEAKFEFLFNKLNVAGTKDEVLKHTVLKRVISRKRGEGPAKDVEISHEGAD from the coding sequence ATGGGAAGAAGACCGTTGGATATGGATAAGCTTGCGCTTGAACTGGCGCTGGCCGATGACAGATCGGTAAAGGGCGAATTGGCCAAAAAGATACTGGACCTGGGGTATAAGAACGGGATATACCCGTCCAGCATCAACGGGTTTTACATGGCCAGGGGCAGGGGCGAGACGCGCGGGGATTTTACGGTGCCGGCTATAAACCTGAGGACGATGACATACGATCTCGCAAAGGCGATATTCAGGGTCGCCGGGAAGATGAACGCCGGGGCCTTTATATTCGAGATAGCCAAATCGGAGATGGGGTACACGGGCCAGCCGCCGGCGGAATACACGGCGGTATGCGTGGCGGCAGCGCTGAAAGAGGGATGGAAAGGGCCCGTCTTCATACAGGGAGACCATTTCCAGGTGAGCGCCAAAAATTACAAACAGGACCCTGTGAAGGAACTGGACGGCCTTAAGGCGCTGATAACGCAGGCCATGGAGTCAGGGTTCTACAATATAGACATAGATTCTTCTACACTGGTAGACCTGTCAAAGAGCGATATAAAGAAACAGCAGAAGCTGAATTACGAGGTATGCGCAGAACTCACCAATTTCATACGCCGGAACCAGCCGCGCGGCATAGAGGTATCGGTAGGCGGAGAGATAGGGGAGGTGGGAAGCAAGAATTCGACCCCTGAGGACCTTAGGGCGTTCATGGGCGGTTACAGAGAGCGGCTCAGGAAGGGCAGGACAGGCATAAGCAAGATAAGCATACAGACAGGCACATCTCACGGAGGCGTGGTCCTTCCGGACGGCACCGTAGCGAAGGTGAAACTGGATTTCGACACCCTGAAGAACCTGTCGAAGATCGCCCGTGAGGAGTACGGTCTGGCCGGCGCTGTACAGCACGGCGCATCGACGCTCCCGTCGGACGCGTTCGGTAAGTTCCCCGAAGAGGGGACGGCGGAAGTGCACCTTGCCACAGAGTTCCAGAACATGGTATATGAGAGCGCCCACTTTCCCAAAGAACTTAAGGGCGCGATATACGATTGGCTGAAGAAGACCCAGGGCGCGGAGCGGAAACCCGACCAGACAGAAGAGCAGTTCCTGTACAGCGCGCGCAAGAAAGCGCTCGGCCAGTTCAAGAAAGATATACTGGGCCTTCCCGCGGGAACGAAAGACACCATAGCGCGGGAGATAGAAGCGAAGTTCGAATTTCTATTCAACAAGCTTAATGTGGCAGGGACGAAAGACGAAGTCCTGAAACATACGGTCCTGAAGAGGGTCATCTCAAGGAAGAGGGGGGAGGGACCTGCTAAGGATGTCGAGATCAGTCACGAGGGAGCCGATTAG
- the lptG gene encoding LPS export ABC transporter permease LptG, which produces MKIVDRYIVRGFLGPFLWCLFIFIIMAVIIDVFSFIDDIVKYKIPFSSLVAFYVYYCPTIFIQITPMAVLLSAIYMLSNLNKHNEITAMKSSGISLWRILAPILICGFVISVVVFIVNDRIIPMSSKISNVIRRDELEKDKRKGRDQGIIENVAVYGAGNRIVFARNYDIEKKTLGDVIIHEHDSSQRLISKTTASSGVWTDEGWKFYKVIMYKIDNAGKILGEPQFFAERVIPIKEKPNDFANREWRADFVSFRELSHYIKNFSGAGTRLTRGLLVDLHYKVAFPFISLIIILVGTPFAIITTRGGVLIGIGMSIMIGLLYYAAIAVSVAFGKAGFIPPIAGAWLGNVLFAAIGVYLVNKRS; this is translated from the coding sequence ATGAAGATCGTAGATCGCTATATCGTAAGGGGTTTCCTGGGGCCTTTTCTGTGGTGCCTCTTCATATTCATAATAATGGCCGTTATCATAGATGTCTTCTCTTTCATAGATGACATCGTGAAATATAAGATACCGTTCTCTTCGCTTGTGGCGTTTTATGTCTACTATTGCCCCACCATATTCATACAGATAACGCCCATGGCCGTCCTCCTCTCGGCTATATATATGCTCAGTAATCTTAACAAGCATAACGAGATAACCGCTATGAAATCGAGCGGGATAAGCCTGTGGCGCATCCTCGCGCCTATCCTGATATGCGGCTTCGTCATAAGCGTGGTCGTCTTCATCGTAAATGACCGCATCATCCCTATGAGCTCAAAGATATCGAACGTAATAAGGCGGGACGAGCTTGAAAAGGATAAACGGAAAGGCCGGGATCAGGGCATAATAGAGAACGTGGCGGTCTACGGCGCAGGCAACAGGATCGTCTTTGCGAGGAACTACGACATAGAGAAGAAGACGCTCGGCGATGTGATCATCCACGAACACGACTCATCGCAGCGCCTTATATCGAAGACCACCGCCTCAAGCGGCGTCTGGACCGATGAGGGATGGAAGTTCTACAAGGTCATAATGTATAAGATAGATAACGCCGGAAAGATACTCGGGGAGCCGCAATTTTTCGCGGAAAGGGTCATACCTATAAAAGAGAAGCCGAACGATTTTGCAAACAGGGAATGGCGGGCGGATTTTGTCAGCTTCCGGGAACTGAGCCATTACATAAAGAACTTCAGCGGCGCAGGGACCCGGCTTACGCGCGGGCTCCTGGTGGACCTCCACTATAAGGTGGCCTTTCCCTTCATAAGCCTGATAATAATACTGGTGGGTACGCCCTTTGCCATCATAACGACGCGCGGCGGCGTCCTCATAGGCATAGGCATGAGCATAATGATAGGACTTTTATACTATGCAGCTATAGCGGTCTCGGTCGCTTTCGGAAAAGCCGGGTTCATCCCGCCCATCGCAGGCGCATGGCTGGGCAACGTCCTCTTCGCCGCCATCGGCGTCTATCTGGTCAATAAGAGAAGCTAA
- a CDS encoding ComF family protein, with translation MICAMKSAGVIAKSILNLVYPLRCALCGKDLDPLGRSGVCAACLHTVRRNPGPHCRKCGRSVQDGPGLCAECRTHHFHFEMARSACLYEGALKELIRLFKYKGRISLGRTLSSFLIDLACEDKDLLGGIDTVTYVPVQEALLRKREFNHSKVLAARLGDESGIPLADMLQKTRSTKRQNELSRAGRLTNLRGAFRAARRSAVSGKNILIVDDVMTTGATLDECAKTLLDAGAGKVRCLTLARGL, from the coding sequence ATGATATGCGCTATGAAGAGCGCCGGTGTCATCGCGAAGAGCATATTGAACCTCGTCTATCCCCTGCGCTGCGCCCTGTGCGGTAAGGACCTCGACCCGCTCGGCCGGTCCGGCGTATGCGCGGCGTGCCTTCATACGGTGCGCAGGAACCCCGGGCCGCATTGCCGGAAATGCGGCCGTTCCGTTCAGGACGGCCCCGGATTATGCGCCGAATGCCGGACGCACCATTTCCATTTCGAAATGGCACGCTCCGCGTGTCTCTACGAAGGCGCGCTGAAGGAACTGATCCGGCTCTTCAAATATAAGGGCAGGATATCGCTGGGACGGACGCTTTCCTCTTTTCTCATAGATCTCGCATGCGAAGATAAAGACCTGCTCGGAGGTATCGATACCGTCACATATGTACCCGTCCAGGAGGCGCTTCTCAGAAAGAGGGAGTTCAACCACTCGAAGGTCCTGGCCGCGAGATTAGGGGACGAGTCCGGCATACCGCTTGCAGATATGCTTCAGAAGACGAGGTCGACGAAGCGCCAGAATGAGCTCTCAAGGGCCGGGCGGCTCACCAACCTCCGCGGCGCGTTCAGGGCGGCGCGCCGCAGCGCCGTATCCGGCAAAAATATACTGATCGTGGACGACGTGATGACTACCGGCGCTACGCTCGACGAGTGCGCAAAGACGCTTCTTGATGCCGGCGCCGGGAAAGTCCGCTGCCTCACGCTGGCGCGAGGCCTATAA
- the nth gene encoding endonuclease III, producing MGQKIRKIIALLHRAYGRPRPWRRTDPVDELVRTVLSQNTNDRNSLAAFAILKRAFRSWKGVLDVDTRRLARLIRHAGLANIKAARIKGILEEIRRREGEITLSSLKSSDIRHSLEYLTSLKGVGPKTASCVLLFSFGKPVMPVDTHIFRVAKRLGLIEADSDIAEAHRILTGAVPKSLIYEFHLGIIEHGRRTCRARDPRCGECLLYRVCRFDKKEFFSKRGQR from the coding sequence ATGGGACAGAAGATCAGGAAGATCATCGCTCTTTTACACAGGGCGTACGGACGGCCGAGGCCGTGGAGGAGGACGGACCCTGTCGATGAATTGGTCAGGACCGTACTTTCGCAGAATACGAACGACAGGAACTCCCTGGCGGCATTCGCTATATTAAAGCGGGCCTTCAGGTCATGGAAGGGCGTATTGGATGTGGACACAAGAAGGCTGGCCCGTCTCATAAGGCACGCGGGCCTGGCCAATATCAAGGCAGCCCGCATAAAGGGTATCCTGGAGGAGATAAGAAGGCGGGAAGGGGAGATAACCCTTTCATCATTAAAGAGTTCGGATATCCGGCATTCTCTCGAATATCTGACATCCCTTAAGGGCGTCGGCCCCAAGACGGCCTCATGCGTCCTGCTCTTCAGTTTCGGTAAGCCCGTTATGCCGGTAGACACACATATATTCCGGGTGGCTAAGCGGCTTGGGCTTATAGAAGCGGACTCGGATATCGCCGAAGCACACCGTATATTGACAGGGGCCGTTCCAAAGAGCTTGATATATGAGTTCCATTTAGGTATAATAGAGCACGGTCGTCGCACCTGCAGGGCCAGGGATCCCAGGTGCGGCGAATGCCTTTTGTACAGGGTATGCAGGTTCGATAAAAAAGAGTTCTTCAGCAAAAGGGGTCAACGTTGA
- a CDS encoding N-acetyltransferase: MIRKANLNDVKKIQKLINHYARHNQMLPRSLNELYENIRDFFVYAEGNAIYGCCALHIDWEDLAEIKSLAVAKSKSGKGIGRRLLMQCLKEAKGLKVKRIFALTYIPGFFELFGFSVVSKKELPHKIWSECIKCVYFTGCKEIAMMKEI, encoded by the coding sequence TTGATACGAAAAGCCAATCTTAATGACGTAAAGAAGATACAGAAGCTCATAAATCACTACGCCAGGCACAACCAGATGCTGCCAAGGTCGCTGAATGAGCTTTATGAAAATATCAGGGATTTCTTCGTATATGCCGAAGGCAATGCCATATACGGCTGCTGCGCCCTACATATCGACTGGGAGGACCTGGCCGAGATAAAGAGCCTGGCCGTGGCGAAGTCAAAGTCCGGCAAAGGCATAGGTAGGAGGCTCCTGATGCAGTGCCTTAAGGAGGCGAAGGGCCTGAAGGTGAAGAGGATATTTGCGCTCACCTATATACCCGGGTTCTTCGAACTCTTCGGGTTCAGCGTGGTCAGCAAGAAGGAGCTTCCGCATAAGATATGGAGCGAGTGTATAAAGTGCGTATACTTTACGGGTTGTAAAGAGATAGCGATGATGAAAGAGATCTGA
- the leuC gene encoding 3-isopropylmalate dehydratase large subunit has product MGYTITEKILLKHTKAKEIHPGEFLNARVDLCLGNDITAPFAIEEFEKLGLAKVFDRKRIALVPDHFAPAKDMKSANQCKKLAEFSRKYGIVNYFEVGKMGIEHALLPETGLVLPGDLVIGADSHTCTYGALGAFSTGIGSTDLAAAFATGECWLRVPESMKFIFFGRLNRWVGGKDLILHTIGDIGVDGARYRAMEFCGETIEALPIDDRLSMCNMAIEAGGKNGIIAPDKITMRYIRSIKDKRRAGYGKVYASDPDAKYSGVREYDVRKIEPLVACPNLPSNVKKVKELKNIRIDQVVIGSCTNGRISDLRFAAKILRGKKIKEGVRLIVIPGTQKIYREAAEEGLARIFVEAGGIFSTPTCGPCLGGHMGILAEGERAVATTNRNFVGRMGNPKSEVYLSNPAVAAASAIKGYIAHPDEVV; this is encoded by the coding sequence ATGGGATACACGATAACAGAAAAGATACTGCTGAAGCATACGAAAGCAAAAGAGATACATCCCGGAGAATTCCTGAACGCGAGGGTCGACCTCTGTCTGGGGAATGACATCACGGCGCCGTTCGCGATCGAGGAGTTCGAAAAGCTCGGTCTGGCGAAGGTATTCGACAGGAAAAGGATCGCGCTCGTCCCGGACCATTTTGCGCCGGCCAAGGATATGAAGAGCGCGAACCAGTGCAAGAAGCTGGCGGAATTTTCCAGGAAGTACGGGATAGTCAATTATTTTGAAGTCGGCAAGATGGGTATAGAGCATGCGCTTCTCCCGGAGACGGGTCTCGTCCTGCCCGGCGACCTGGTCATAGGCGCCGATTCGCACACGTGCACGTACGGCGCGCTGGGGGCATTCTCGACGGGCATAGGATCGACCGATCTCGCGGCGGCATTCGCCACCGGAGAATGCTGGCTCAGGGTCCCCGAGTCGATGAAGTTCATATTCTTCGGCCGGTTGAACAGGTGGGTCGGCGGCAAGGACCTCATACTTCACACGATAGGGGATATAGGCGTAGACGGGGCCAGGTATCGCGCGATGGAATTTTGCGGAGAGACGATAGAAGCGCTCCCGATCGATGACCGCCTATCCATGTGCAATATGGCCATAGAAGCGGGCGGGAAGAACGGTATAATCGCCCCCGATAAGATAACGATGCGGTATATCAGGTCTATAAAGGACAAGAGACGGGCCGGGTACGGTAAGGTTTATGCAAGCGACCCGGATGCAAAATATTCCGGAGTAAGAGAGTACGACGTGCGGAAGATCGAGCCGCTCGTCGCATGCCCGAACCTGCCCAGCAACGTGAAGAAGGTAAAGGAATTGAAAAATATACGGATAGACCAGGTGGTCATAGGCTCCTGTACGAACGGCAGGATATCGGACCTGCGGTTTGCCGCTAAGATATTGCGCGGCAAAAAGATAAAAGAGGGTGTGCGCTTGATAGTGATACCCGGGACGCAGAAGATATACCGCGAGGCGGCGGAGGAGGGGCTTGCCCGTATATTCGTTGAGGCGGGGGGCATATTTTCCACGCCGACGTGCGGTCCGTGCCTGGGCGGCCACATGGGCATACTCGCCGAGGGAGAGCGGGCGGTCGCCACTACGAACAGGAACTTCGTAGGCAGGATGGGCAATCCGAAGAGCGAGGTCTATCTGTCCAATCCGGCTGTCGCGGCGGCAAGCGCGATCAAGGGATATATCGCGCATCCGGATGAGGTAGTCTAA
- a CDS encoding 3-isopropylmalate dehydratase small subunit, whose translation MNYKGRVHKFGDDVNTDEILPARYLDTTDKAELARHCMEDADKEFSRKVKPGDIIVAGKNFGCGSSREHAPISIKASGVSCVIAGNFARIFFRNSINIGLPIIECEEASERIRPRDLLRVNTKLGIIRNMTRKESYRFEKYPPFMQRIIRAGGLMESIRRKKRV comes from the coding sequence TTGAATTATAAAGGACGCGTGCATAAATTCGGTGATGATGTCAATACGGATGAGATCCTGCCCGCACGTTATCTCGATACGACCGATAAGGCAGAGCTCGCCAGGCACTGCATGGAAGATGCCGATAAGGAATTTTCCAGGAAGGTAAAACCCGGCGATATCATCGTAGCCGGGAAGAATTTCGGATGCGGCTCCTCGCGCGAGCATGCCCCCATATCCATAAAGGCGAGCGGCGTATCCTGCGTCATAGCCGGTAACTTTGCCAGGATATTCTTCAGGAACAGCATAAATATAGGCCTGCCTATAATAGAGTGCGAAGAGGCCTCGGAGAGGATAAGGCCGCGGGATCTTCTCAGGGTCAATACGAAGCTCGGCATCATAAGGAACATGACAAGGAAAGAGAGTTACAGGTTCGAGAAGTATCCGCCTTTCATGCAGCGGATCATCCGCGCAGGCGGGCTGATGGAATCTATACGGAGGAAAAAACGTGTATAA
- a CDS encoding 3-isopropylmalate dehydrogenase — protein MYKIAVIPGDGTGPEVVREGLKVMKAASRKFGFGYKEEVFDYGGNRYLKTGKTITDKELAGLKKFDAIYLGAIGHPDVKPGILEQGILLKTRFDLDQYINLRPVKLYNADFCPLKDKGPADIDFVVVRENSEGLYKGMGEFRNKGTKKEVAIQISYNTRKGVERCIRYAFEYCRKRNKRKKLTLCGKTNVLTYAWDLWQRTFNEVKSDYPDIQTDYAHVDATTMWFVKNPEWFDTIVTDNIFGDIITDLGAMIQGGMGIAAGGNINPEGVSMFEPIGGSAPKYTGKDVINPLAAICAAGMLLDNIGEEKAGKAVESSVIKVATTKLKSLAAGKMGYSTQEVGDMVAENI, from the coding sequence GTGTATAAGATAGCAGTAATACCCGGAGACGGGACGGGCCCGGAAGTGGTGAGGGAGGGGCTCAAGGTGATGAAGGCCGCATCCCGGAAATTCGGGTTCGGTTATAAGGAAGAGGTCTTCGATTACGGCGGCAACAGGTATCTGAAGACAGGGAAGACGATAACCGATAAGGAGCTTGCCGGCCTGAAGAAGTTCGACGCAATATATCTGGGTGCCATAGGCCACCCGGACGTAAAGCCCGGCATCCTTGAGCAGGGGATACTCCTGAAGACGCGTTTCGACCTTGACCAATACATAAACCTGCGCCCGGTAAAGTTATATAATGCAGATTTTTGTCCTCTTAAGGATAAAGGGCCGGCCGATATAGATTTTGTGGTCGTCAGAGAGAATTCCGAAGGCCTCTACAAGGGTATGGGCGAATTCCGGAATAAGGGTACGAAGAAGGAAGTGGCTATACAGATATCATACAATACCAGGAAGGGCGTGGAGCGCTGCATCAGGTACGCCTTCGAATATTGCCGGAAACGGAACAAGAGAAAGAAGCTGACGCTATGCGGGAAGACGAACGTCCTTACGTATGCATGGGACCTGTGGCAGAGGACTTTCAATGAGGTCAAGTCGGACTATCCGGATATCCAGACCGATTACGCTCACGTAGACGCTACGACCATGTGGTTCGTAAAGAACCCGGAGTGGTTCGATACGATAGTCACAGACAATATTTTCGGCGATATAATAACGGACCTAGGCGCCATGATCCAGGGCGGTATGGGAATAGCGGCAGGCGGGAACATAAACCCTGAAGGCGTCTCCATGTTCGAGCCGATAGGAGGTTCCGCGCCCAAATATACGGGCAAAGATGTCATAAATCCTCTCGCCGCCATATGCGCGGCAGGGATGCTTCTGGATAATATAGGAGAGGAGAAGGCCGGTAAGGCGGTCGAGAGCTCGGTCATAAAGGTCGCGACGACGAAGCTGAAGAGCCTGGCCGCCGGTAAGATGGGATATTCCACACAAGAGGTCGGAGATATGGTGGCGGAGAATATATAA